CAGATTTCCTATTTCGGCCGGTATGGCGCCGGTGAAGTTACCGCCGAGCGATAACTCCACAAGTCTGGTCAGATTCCATATTTCGGCCGGTATAGCCCCGGTGAAGTTATGGCCGAGGTCTAACTCCTCAAGTCTGGTCAGATTCCCTATTGTGGCCGGTATGGCGCCGCTTAAAGAGTTATTAAAGAGGTCTAACCGCCTAAGATTGGTCAGATTTCCTATTTCGGTCGGTATGGCCCCGCTTAAAGAGTTGTTGTCGAGGACTAACACCTCAAGGCTCGTCGAATTCGCTATTTCGGCCGGTATGGCGCCGCTTAAGCTGTTAAGTCTGAGATATAACACCTCAAGGCTGGTGAGATTCCCTATTGTGGCCGGTATGGCGCCGCTTAAAGAGTTATCGCCGAGGTTTAAGCCCTCAAGTCTGGTCAGATTTCCTATTTCGGACGGTAGTTCTCCCCGTAAATTATTGGAATGCAAGTATATCTCGGTGACTGCGCCGTTCTCAACCGTAACCCCGTACCACTCCCCGACCGGTTCTTCGCTTTTCCAGTTGGCATTCTCCGTCCAGTTATCGCCGCCGGTCGCATCGTATAACGCCACCAGCGCGGCCCTCTCCGCGTCCGTTTGCGCCTGCGCCACGTTCGGAACGAAGACCATTGCCGCTAAAAAAGAGCAATAGATCGCAACCGACCACGCCACCCTTGACCAGCCGGCATCCTCTCTATTTTTCAAGAGGGCAAACCAGGAAGCAGTGGGTTTCGCCAGGCAATGGGGGCCGGGTGAAAAAATTCCCATACCCTTTCCTCGCGGTAAACTTTCCATAACCTTCCTCGCGCTGGGAGAATTCTTCACATGAGTCTCCTCGGATTGATCGCCCGAAAACAAGACCGCGACTTTATGCCTTAATTCCCGCGAAAATCCGTCCAATCAAACTGAACCGCCTCTGCCGACGCATCACAATATACGCTGCGCTTGCGTTCCGTAGTGGCCGCCGAGCGAGGAGACCGGGCGCAGACAGGCGCGTACGTGCCCGACCGCTCCGTTTTCCGAAGGTCCCGGGACCGACTCGATTCCTGAACTCAACTACGCCGTGCTTCCGCAACGCACGGATCGCGCGGTTCACGGCACCTGCGCACAGGCCGGTTTTTCCCTGCCTGGGCAGGCAGCAGCCCCTTCACATCTCTCCGTACGCCCTGGCGTTTTTTCGCCCGCCCGGCTGCGAACACACCCGCACCTCCCCCCTTTCCATGTTGAGAAAGGAGTATACATCCTGTATTTACATATTTTGCACATATTTTTGTTAAAAAATACCTGTTCTACAGCACTTTTTTACCCATAAAGGGCTTGACATTACAAATTTGCGCCGTAATTTGATCAATCAGGTGGGGAAAAGTGGGGAACATTCCCATAATTTGAACGATGAACCGGTATAGTGTACCGGATGGGCTTCACCGGTTCATGGCTTTAACCGCTGCTTCTTTGGCGTCATGGCAAGCTTCAAGGGACAGGCAGAATACTCCGTAGACAGCAAGGGTCGCGTCGCGATCCCGGCCAGAATGCGGAATGCGCTGAACCCGGATGCGAATAACAGTTTTACGATCACGCGCGGCTTCGAGCAATGCATTCTTTTGTTTCCGCTGGACGAATGGGCAAAGCGGGAGGCGGAGATTGCACGGCTGAACACGTATCGATCCGAAGCGCGCAGTTTTGTGCGCACGATCATGCGTTGGGCGGATGAAGTGACGCTGGATGGTCAGGGGCGGATCGTGGTTCCGAAGAACCTGATTTCCTTCGCCGGCCTGAAAGACGCCGTGCTGATCATCGGCGTGCTGGATCGTATCGAGATATGGAACCCGGATGTGTTTGCTGCGCAGGCTGAGCAGGAAGCCGAATATTCGGAGGTAGCGGAAAGGATATTCGATATGGGAAGGGACCTGTAGTGCTATGACAGGCGGAAATTTTTCCGTCACAGGGGATGACTGGAGGAGACGGACATAAACGAATGGGGAATACGGAGGCGAGCGATTTCGCAACCTCTTTCCACATTCCTGTTCTTTGCAAGGCTGTAACAGAAGGACTGATTACGAAAACCGGCGGCGTGTACGTGGATACTACCTTGGGTGGGGGTGGACACAGTGCTGCAATGCTCGAGTTGTTATCACCGAGAGGCAGGGTGTTCGGCATCGATCACGATGTCGAAGCGCTCGATGCATCTTGCAGCAGACTCGTCGCCGATATGGAGCGCGGGCGGTTTACGCCTCTCCGGGGCAATTTCGAGGATATCGAACGATTGCTCGAAGAAGCCGGAGAGGCGCAGGTGGACGGTCTGGTGGTGGACCTCGGGGTTTCCTCCCACCAGATCGACACCGCCTCGCGCGGATTCAGTTATCTCGCCGAAGGCGCGCTCGACATGCGCATGGATATGCGTGGGGAGCGCTCCGCCCACAAGGTGGTGAATTCGTGGGATTGGGGGATGCTGAAAGAGGTGTTCTCGACGTTTGGCGAAGAGCCTCGGTCGGGCCGGATCGCTCGTGCGATCGTGGAGGCCCGGCCGCTCGAGAGCACGACAGAACTGGCCGGGGTCGTTCGCGGCGTAGTGCCGGGGCGCGAGGCGGTTCGGACCCTCTCTCGCGTATTTCAGGCGCTGCGCATTGTGGTGAATCGTGAGCTGGAAGTGCTTGAGCGGTTGCTCGAAGCGTCGGTCCGTGTGGTCCGGCCAGGCGGACGGATGGCCGTGATAAGCTATCATTCGCTTGAGGACCGAAGGGTCAAACGGTTTTTCAGAAACGGGAATTTCGAGAGGGAGCCGTTGCGCGATGTGTACGGCAATCCGCTGGTCCCGTGGAAAGAACGCATGCGGAAACCGATACAGCCGGATGCTGAGGAGGTGGAAGCCAATCCGCGGGCGCGCAGTGCCCGCCTCCGCATCGCGGAGCGTACGGAGCTGGCATGGCCCCCCGATAAGGATGTGCAGACGATAAGGCGATGAACGAACGTGTGCGGCATGTACAAGCCAAAAACACATATCCGAAACAGGTTCGGAGAAGCGAGTCCGGCTTCGGAGACGGCTCGCATCGGGGAGTCTGTCCCGGCGTACCGGCAAGGGCATGCGCTGCCCGGCTGGTCGGATATCCAGGGCCTGAACAAACGCACATCGGCTGACTCCCGGGAAGAAGCCACATTTTTGGGACGCATTTCGACAGCGCGGTTCGCCCTGATTGTTCTGGGGCTTGGGGTTCTTTTCACGCTGTATGTCGGGCATGTTCATGCCACGCAACAGATTCTGGCCGAACTCGAAGCGGAGCGCCGGGAGAATCTTCGGCTTCACCTGCAGCACAATCGCCTGAAAGGGGATTTCGATCAGATGGTCGGGCCTTCCGTCATCTACGCGCGCGCCCATGAACTGGGGCTCGTGACGGATCCGGCGCCCGGACCGCCGATCGAGGTGGGGGAATGACGGAACGCACCCGAACAGGACACAAGACGCTTGCGAGAGATATCTCACGTGGAAGCAAAGGATTCCATACTGGTCCGAATGTACGTGGTGCTGACGGCGCTGAGCCTGCTGCCACTGCTTATCCTCGGGCAGATATTTCGTATCCACCTTACGGAGGGCCGCGATCTGCGGGATCAGGGGCGGCGGCAGACGAACTCGTTCGTCAGCATCCCGGCGATGCGAGGCGCCATCTACGATCGCGCGGGCAGGACACTGGCGGTGAACACGGCGCGCTACGATCTGGCGCTCGATCCCACGGTTTCCGGCTTCGACGAACAACAGCATACGTTCTTTGAAAGATTGTCAAAGCTGACCGGTACGTCATCGGCGTACTACCGGCAGCGCGTACGCGAACGAACCAGTCCGCAGTACGTGCAGCTCGTTCGGGGCATGCCGCAGCGGCAGAAGGAAGAGGTCGAGCGCTGGAATGTACCCGGCGTCATCCTCGATCCGGCCTTCGCCCGCCGGTACAATCACGGACCCACGGCTTCGCATGTGTTGGGGCATGTGAGTCCCGAGGGAGCCGGGCTGGCCGGCCTGGAATTGCAATACGACGAGTATTTGAGAGGGGTGGACGGTCGCCGTCCCGTACAGCGCAACCGGCTGGGCCGGATCAGGGCGTTCGTTGCCGGGAAAGTGGTCGAACCTGTTCACGGGGAGTCCCTCATCCTGACGATAGATCTGCTCAGGCAGACCATTCTGGAGGAAGAACTGGCTCGGGGTGTGGCCGAAACACAGGCCGCGGCCGGAACGGCGGTGGCGCTCGATCCGCGCACCGGCGCAGTGCTCGCCATGGCCAATGTGCCTGTGTTCGATCCCAACCGGGCCGGGGCGTATTCGGCGGAAACGCGCCGCAACCGCGCTGTCACGGACCGCCTGGAGCCGGGTTCCACGTTCAAACTCGTGACTGCCGTCTCCGCCATCGAGCAAGGTCTCATCGGCATGGAAGATTCCGTCGAGACAGGGGACGGATGGGCCGTGGTGCATGGGCGCACGCTCACCGATACCCGGGCTCACGGCACGATCCCCTTTCGGGAAGTGATCTCGTTTTCGAGCAATGTGGGCACGGCCAAAGTAGTGGCCCGCGCGGATCGGGGTACGTTCTACCGGCATGCCCGCAGTCTCGGATTCGGGCAGCCTACGTGGATCGATCTTCCCGGAGAGGCGCCCGGATTGCTGAAGCGGCCCGATACATGGAGCCGCACGACCCTGACCGCCATGGGCATCGGGTACGAAGTGGATGTGACGCCCCTGCAGCTTGCCGTGGCCTATGCGGCGCTTGCGAACGGCGGGCTGCTGGTGCAACCGCACATTGTCGCCGAGCGCCGGGATGTAACCGGGCGAAGCACATGGATAGCCCGCGAGGACTCCGTGCGCCGGGCGTTCATGTCCTCGACGGCAAAGACCATTCTGCCCGCTTTTCTGGGCGCGGTGGAAGAGGGCACGGCGACCCGGGCGCAGATAGAGGGGCTGAAGGTTGCCGGGAAGACCGGCACGTCGCGCAAAGCGGACGCCGGCGGGTATCGCGAGGGGGCGTACCGCGCTTCGTTTGCAGGATTTTTCCCCGCCGACGATCCACAGGTCGTGCTTGCGGTCGTGGTGGACGAGCCGAAAACGTTCCATTACGGGGGGTTGGTTGCTGCACCGGTTTTTCAGCGCGCCGCCGCGCGGTGGCTTGCGACATTTCCCGAACTGGCCCGGCAGGTTTTCCCGGTCGAGGAGCTTCCGTATGCGGCAGCAACCAGTGTGTCGGAAAGGGTGCGTCCTGTACTGCTTCAGGAGCAGGACGAGCCGAACGAATCGGCGGTACCCGGCGATGCCGTTCCTGATTTTCGGGGATGGACCATGCGCGAGGCCGCATACTGGTTATCGCGCCGGAATATCCCGGTCCGCATCGAGGGGAGAGGGATCGTAGCGGCCCAGTACCCCGAGGCGGGCCGTCCTCCCGGACAAACGGTGGTGCTGCGGTCCCGATGAAAACGCTTGGAGATTTGCTGAACGCATTGCAGGCCGCGGGCCTGCTCATGGAGACATGGGAAAGCATTGACAATATCGATATCGACCATGTGGCTGGAGACAGCCGCAAGGTCGGGCCGAACGGCCTTTTTGTAGCCATTCCAGGCGTTGAGGTCGACGGCCACCTGTTCATTGACAAGGCTGTTAAAAACGGAGCCATCGCGATCGTGTGCGAGGCGGTGCCGGAGAACCGGGCACACCGGTATCCCGGCGCCGCCTTCGCGCGCGTTCATAATTCCCGATCCGCACTGGCTGAGCTTGCCGCCGCCTGGTACGACAATCCGTCGCATGCCTTGCGCATCGTCGGCGTGACCGGCACCAACGGCAAGACCACGGTCGCTTTTCTTGTGCAGGAGGCGCTCGGGTTGCTTGGCGTACAGGCCGGTTTTACAGGAACGGTCGGGGTTCGCATGGCGGGCGAGGAATTTGCCGCCCGGCTTACGACGCCGGACGCCCTGTACATGCAACGTCTGCTCCGCCGCATGGCGGACAAGGGGTGCGATACATGCGCTATGGAGGTATCCTCCCATGCACTGGATCAGGAGCGGGTCCGGGGTATTGCGTTCGATGTGGCCGTGTTTACGAATCTTACGCACGATCATCTCGACTACCATCCCACATTCTCCGCATATTTTGCGGCGAAAAAGACGCTTTTCGACCGGCTCGATCCCAATGCGACCGCCCTGTTCAACGCCGACGACCCCGCTGGCGCCCGTATGGTCGCCGATACGCGCGCGGCCCGTACTTCGTATGGACTGGACGCCGCGGCCGATATCCATGCCGAGGTCGTCGAGGACACCATGGAGGGGCTGGTTCTTCGTGTCGACGGGCGCGCGCGCCGCTTTCGGCTTGCCGGAAGGTTCAATGCGTACAACCTCCTGGCCGCCTGGGGCGCCCTGTTGGCGCTGGGATGCGATGCCGGGGAGGCGCTGGATGCGCTCGAAGAGGCCCGGTCCGCGCCGGGGCGCTTCGAACGGATCCGATTCGAAGACGGCACGCATGTCGTCATCGATTACGCCCATACGCCCGCAGCGCTTCAGGCTGTGCTTGAGACGATCACTGCCGCCAGGCCTCCCGGCGCCCATGTATGGTGCGTTTTCGGTTGCGGAGGAGATCGCGATCGCACGAAGCGTCCGATGATGGGCGCTGTGGCCGAACGGTTCACGGACCATCTGATCGTTACGAGCGACAACCCGCGTACCGAAGATCCTGCCCGGATTATGCAGGATATCCGGGCCGGTCTCACCGATCCCGATCGTGCGCTTCTGATTACGGATCGCGGGCAGGCTATTGCCGAAGCAAGCCGCCTTGCTCGCCCGGGCGACATTGTGCTCGTGGCGGGGAAGGGGCATGAAACCCGTCAGATCGTCGGAACGGACGCAAAGCGTTTCGACGACAGGGAGGCTGTACGGGCGGCGTTTGCCCGGAGGCCTCCGGCCCGCTTGCCGCAGCACCCCCGATAACCGGATACCCGAGTTCTTTTTCAACAACATCTTATGCTTTATTACCTGATCGACTATCTGGAGCAGTTGTACCAGCCTCCTGGATTCCAGGTGATACGATTCATCACGGTCCGGGCCACGCTGGGCGCCATTACGGCGTTATTCATCTCTCTGTTCATAGGGCGCCGCATCATCAATATGCTGAGCGCAAAGCAACTGGGCGAATCCGTTCGGGAAGGTGCGCTCGCCGGTGTAGTCGATCATACGCACAAGGCCGGTACGCCCACCATGGGGGGCGCGATCATCATCCTGTCGATTCTCCTGTCGACCTTCCTGTGGGGCGCCATCGCCGAGCCGTATGTCTGGCTTGCCATGCTGGCCATGGCGTGGATGGGGGTATTCGGATTCATGGACGACTATATCAAGACGTTCAGAAAGGACAAGCGGGGCCTCGCGCCGAAAGTCAAACTGGCGGGGCAGATTTCCATCGGACTGCTGATCGGGGCGGCGCTTTGTTTTCACCCCGCGTTCGAGGCCTACAATGCGCTCACGTACGTTCCCTTCCTGAAAGACAAGATGATCAACTATGACATCTTCGGTCACTTGTTCGGGGGCGCCAACCTGGGATGGCTCGTGTACATACCCGTTGCGGTGTTCATCATGACGGCGGTGTCGAACGGGGTCAATCTGACGGATGGGCTCGACGGGCTGGCTACGGGGGTCACCGCGTTCGTAGGGCTGGGGCTCGTGGTGCTGTGCTACATTTCGGGCAATGTGCAATTCGCCGAATTTCTCGATGTGTTTTATCTGCCCGGGGCCGGGGAACTCACCGTGTTCGCCGCAGCGATGACGGCGGCCTGCTTCGGTTTTTTGTGGTTCAACGGGTATCCGGCTACGGTTTTCATGGGCGATACGGGATCGCTGGCGCTGGGCGCGGCCGTGGCGTCGCTCACGCTGATGATCCGCATGGAACTGCTCCTGCCGCTACTGGGAGCCGTGTATTTCATGGAAACGCTGTCCGTGATCATACAAACGACCTGGTTCAGGTGGACCCGCCGGCGGACCGGAGAAGGCAAACGGGTTTTCCGCATGGCGCCGCTGCATCACCATTTTGAGGCGCGCGGCACGCACGAAGCAAAGATTGTGACCCGCTTCTGGATCATTACTGCGGTTACGGTGGTGGCGACGCTGCTTGTTCTCCGCATCAGATGACGCATGTACTCCCACCTTTTTTCGCAAACGGTATATGACGCCGGGCAAGCTGCGTGGAAAGAACGTAACGGTAGTCGGCGCGGCGCGCTCCGGCACGGCCGTTGCGCGGCTGTTGCATGCGCACGGAGCAAACGTATTCGTGACCGATGCCGGCCTGATCGAACCGGCGTTCCTGACCGCTTTGAACGAAGAGGGGATTGCGTTCGAAGCCGGGGGACACTCCGACCGGGCCGCGGACGCACATTTTCTGGTGACGAGTCCGGGCGTGCCGTCCTCGGCCCCGCTTTTGCAACGGGCGGCGGGCGCCGGCCTCTCCGTCTACTCGGAAATAGAGGTTGCTTCGTGGTTTTGCCGGGCTCCTGTGCTTGCGGTCACAGGCACCAACGGAAAGACGACGACGGTGCGTTTGCTTGGGCATCTGTTCCGGCAGGCCGGGAGGAAGACGTTTGTCGGCGGCAACACCGGATATCCGTTTTCGAATTTTGCGGCGACGGCCGGCCCGCAGGATCTGGTCGTGCTGGAAGTATCCAGCTTTCAGCTCGATCACATCGCAGCGTTTCGGCCCTGGATTGCCGTGATGCTGAATATCGCGCCGGATCACATGGACCGGTATGACCATGATTTCGATGCATACGCACGGAGCAAATTTCGCCTGGGCGAAAATCAGGGAAGCGATGACTGGTTTGTCTGTAACCGGGACGATCGGGAGGTACGGGAGCGGACTTCCGCATTTCGGTCTTCCCGGACCCACGGGCCCGCCCTGCTGGAATACAGCCGGATGGGCGAAGTGGAAGCGGGGGCATTCGTGCGGGACGAAGAAATCGTGCTGAGAATAACCGACGAGGAAACCCTTATGCGATCGGAAGAGCTGATTATACCGGGGCCGCACAATCTGCATAACGCATTGGCGGCGGCCGTTGCGGCCCGCGTGACGGGGGTACCCCCTCCTGTCGTACGCGAAGGGCTGAGGACCTTTCTGGGCGTACCGCACCGGATGGAGCTTGTACGGGAGACCGGCGGGGTCCGGTACGTCAACGACTCGAAGGCGACGAATGTGCATGCCGTCCGGTACGCGCTGGAAAGCGTGGACGATCCAGTAGTGCTGATTGCGGGCGGACGCGACAAGGGAAACGATTACGGGCCGATCAAGCCGCTGGTGAAGCAGAAGGTTCGGGCCGTGATTGCCGTGGGAGAGAGCGCCGGCAAAGTGGCCGAGGAACTTGGACCGGAAGCCGGTTGCACCATGATGGCCGGTTCGTTCGAGGATGCGGTGCATCAGGCCAGCATGGCTGCCGAAGCCGGGGATGTGGTGCTGTTGAGCCCGGCTTGCGCCTCGTTCGATATGTTCCGCAGTTACGAAGAGCGCGGCGACCTATTCAGAAATCTTGTAAACGAACTGTAGCATGGTTTCTTCCGCTACCGTATTGCCGGGTTCCGAATCCCGTCCGAAACGACCGCTCGACAGATATATCGTGTGGGTCGTGCTCTTGCTGGCGGTGTTCGGGGTAGTGGCCGTATACAGCGCGATTTCGTTTCTCGCAGAGACGAAGGCCGGGGGCGATACGGAACGTTTTCTGGTGCGCCACCTCGTGCGCGTCGGCATGGCGCTTGCCGCCATGATCGTTTGCAGCGTGATCGATTACCGGAAACTGGCCCGGTTCAGTCGGATCGCCCTTCTGGCGTCGCTGGGCTTGCTCGTGGTCGTGCAAATTGCGGGCGTGACTTCGGGCGGCGCGACCCGGTGGCTGCGCATCGGGTCCTTCGGGTTTCAACCTTCGGACCTGGCCCGTGTGGCGCTCATTCTGTACACGGGCGTGCTGCTGGCGAAGAAGCAGGCCTACATCAAGAGTTTTTCGCGGACCTTCCTGCCGGTGCTGGTGTGGGTGCTTGCTGCGTGCATACTGATCGGGATAGAAGATCTTTCTTCGGCATTGATGCTGCTGGCTACGGCCATGCTGATGTGTTTCGTGGCGCGCGTCAGCATCCTGCATCTCGGCGGTCTTGCCACGCTGGGGGTAGCGCTTTCCCTTCTGCTTCTGCTCGGATCGCCGAACCGGGCGGCGCGCCTCGAATCGTATCTGGGACTGGACCTGTTCCGGCATACCGAAACCGAGGAGGTATCCAGCGATCAGGCGGAAGGGTATCAGGCCCAACAGGCCCGCATCGCCTTCGCAATGGGCGGACTGACCGGCGTAGGGCCGGGCAAAAGCACGCAGCGGGACTTTCTGCCTGCCCCGTACAACGATTTCATTTTCGCCATCGTAGCGGAGGAATACGGGTTTTTGGGCGCGATGGCGTTGCTGGGCGCTTTTCTGACCGTGTTGTTTCGGGGATTTTTGCGCATCGCCCGGCGTGCGCCGGATCCGCTGGGCTTGTTTCTGGGCGTCGGATTGACCACGAGCGTGGCGTTGTACGCTTTCGTGCATGCCGCCGTGGCATGCGGCCTGCTCCCGGTCACGGGGCTTCCCCTGCCGTTTGTTTCGTACGGGGGGACGTCCATGGTGGCGACAGGCATGATGTTCGGGATTTTGCTCAACATATCGAGGCAATGCGCCGAACGATGAGTGCTGCACCCAACATATTGTTTGCCGCAGGCGGCACCGGGGGGCATGTATATCCCGCTATTGCCGTGGCGGATGCGCTTCGCCGACGGATTCCGGACGCGCATATCCGATTTGCCGGGACGCGCAATCGCATGGAGTGGAGGACAGTGCCTGAAGCTGGATACGAGATATATCCCGTTACGGCGGCCGGCTTGCATCGTGCGCAACTGTACCGGAATCTCGCGCTGCCGTTCAGACTGGCGCGTTCGATGGCCGAAAGCCATGCGCTCGTGCGGAAGTTCAATCCCGATGTAGCCGTAGGTACCGGCGGATACGTAAGCGGTCCTGTGCTGCTCGCCGCCAGTCTGGCCGGTAAACCGATCGTGGTGCAGGAACAGAATGCCTGGCCCGGGTTGACCAACCGGTTGCTCGGAAAGCGGGCGGCGGCCATCCATGTGGCGTTTGAAGAAGCACGGCAACACTTTCCGTCCGATCGCTGCTTGTCCAGCGGTAATCCTGTCCGCGAGGAACTCGTTGCGGCGGATCGGGAAGGATCGCGGCGGGACTACGAACTGCCTGCCGGGGCATTTCTGATCGCCGTATTCGGGGGGTCGCTGGGAAGCCGGGCCATCAATGAGGTGATCGCGGGCAATCTGGAAACGGTGCTGGCCGACGAGTCCGTGCATGTCATCTGGCAGAGCGGCCGGCGGTATTTCGACGAAATGCGTTCCCGCGTACCGGCCCACGCGCGTTTGCGGCTGCTCGAATATGTCGATCGGATGGATCGGGCATACGCTGCCGCAGACCTCGTCGTATGCCGCAGCGGCGCGCTCACGTGCAGCGAACTGGCGATCACGGGTACGCCCGCTATCCTTATTCCTTCTCCGAATGTGGCGGAAGATCATCAGACCC
The nucleotide sequence above comes from Bacteroidetes bacterium SB0662_bin_6. Encoded proteins:
- the mraZ gene encoding division/cell wall cluster transcriptional repressor MraZ; this encodes MASFKGQAEYSVDSKGRVAIPARMRNALNPDANNSFTITRGFEQCILLFPLDEWAKREAEIARLNTYRSEARSFVRTIMRWADEVTLDGQGRIVVPKNLISFAGLKDAVLIIGVLDRIEIWNPDVFAAQAEQEAEYSEVAERIFDMGRDL
- the murD gene encoding UDP-N-acetylmuramoyl-L-alanine--D-glutamate ligase, which gives rise to MTPGKLRGKNVTVVGAARSGTAVARLLHAHGANVFVTDAGLIEPAFLTALNEEGIAFEAGGHSDRAADAHFLVTSPGVPSSAPLLQRAAGAGLSVYSEIEVASWFCRAPVLAVTGTNGKTTTVRLLGHLFRQAGRKTFVGGNTGYPFSNFAATAGPQDLVVLEVSSFQLDHIAAFRPWIAVMLNIAPDHMDRYDHDFDAYARSKFRLGENQGSDDWFVCNRDDREVRERTSAFRSSRTHGPALLEYSRMGEVEAGAFVRDEEIVLRITDEETLMRSEELIIPGPHNLHNALAAAVAARVTGVPPPVVREGLRTFLGVPHRMELVRETGGVRYVNDSKATNVHAVRYALESVDDPVVLIAGGRDKGNDYGPIKPLVKQKVRAVIAVGESAGKVAEELGPEAGCTMMAGSFEDAVHQASMAAEAGDVVLLSPACASFDMFRSYEERGDLFRNLVNEL
- a CDS encoding transpeptidase family protein, yielding MLVRMYVVLTALSLLPLLILGQIFRIHLTEGRDLRDQGRRQTNSFVSIPAMRGAIYDRAGRTLAVNTARYDLALDPTVSGFDEQQHTFFERLSKLTGTSSAYYRQRVRERTSPQYVQLVRGMPQRQKEEVERWNVPGVILDPAFARRYNHGPTASHVLGHVSPEGAGLAGLELQYDEYLRGVDGRRPVQRNRLGRIRAFVAGKVVEPVHGESLILTIDLLRQTILEEELARGVAETQAAAGTAVALDPRTGAVLAMANVPVFDPNRAGAYSAETRRNRAVTDRLEPGSTFKLVTAVSAIEQGLIGMEDSVETGDGWAVVHGRTLTDTRAHGTIPFREVISFSSNVGTAKVVARADRGTFYRHARSLGFGQPTWIDLPGEAPGLLKRPDTWSRTTLTAMGIGYEVDVTPLQLAVAYAALANGGLLVQPHIVAERRDVTGRSTWIAREDSVRRAFMSSTAKTILPAFLGAVEEGTATRAQIEGLKVAGKTGTSRKADAGGYREGAYRASFAGFFPADDPQVVLAVVVDEPKTFHYGGLVAAPVFQRAAARWLATFPELARQVFPVEELPYAAATSVSERVRPVLLQEQDEPNESAVPGDAVPDFRGWTMREAAYWLSRRNIPVRIEGRGIVAAQYPEAGRPPGQTVVLRSR
- a CDS encoding phospho-N-acetylmuramoyl-pentapeptide-transferase; this translates as MLYYLIDYLEQLYQPPGFQVIRFITVRATLGAITALFISLFIGRRIINMLSAKQLGESVREGALAGVVDHTHKAGTPTMGGAIIILSILLSTFLWGAIAEPYVWLAMLAMAWMGVFGFMDDYIKTFRKDKRGLAPKVKLAGQISIGLLIGAALCFHPAFEAYNALTYVPFLKDKMINYDIFGHLFGGANLGWLVYIPVAVFIMTAVSNGVNLTDGLDGLATGVTAFVGLGLVVLCYISGNVQFAEFLDVFYLPGAGELTVFAAAMTAACFGFLWFNGYPATVFMGDTGSLALGAAVASLTLMIRMELLLPLLGAVYFMETLSVIIQTTWFRWTRRRTGEGKRVFRMAPLHHHFEARGTHEAKIVTRFWIITAVTVVATLLVLRIR
- the rsmH gene encoding 16S rRNA (cytosine(1402)-N(4))-methyltransferase RsmH, with the translated sequence MGNTEASDFATSFHIPVLCKAVTEGLITKTGGVYVDTTLGGGGHSAAMLELLSPRGRVFGIDHDVEALDASCSRLVADMERGRFTPLRGNFEDIERLLEEAGEAQVDGLVVDLGVSSHQIDTASRGFSYLAEGALDMRMDMRGERSAHKVVNSWDWGMLKEVFSTFGEEPRSGRIARAIVEARPLESTTELAGVVRGVVPGREAVRTLSRVFQALRIVVNRELEVLERLLEASVRVVRPGGRMAVISYHSLEDRRVKRFFRNGNFEREPLRDVYGNPLVPWKERMRKPIQPDAEEVEANPRARSARLRIAERTELAWPPDKDVQTIRR
- a CDS encoding UDP-N-acetylmuramoyl-L-alanyl-D-glutamate--2,6-diaminopimelate ligase — its product is MKTLGDLLNALQAAGLLMETWESIDNIDIDHVAGDSRKVGPNGLFVAIPGVEVDGHLFIDKAVKNGAIAIVCEAVPENRAHRYPGAAFARVHNSRSALAELAAAWYDNPSHALRIVGVTGTNGKTTVAFLVQEALGLLGVQAGFTGTVGVRMAGEEFAARLTTPDALYMQRLLRRMADKGCDTCAMEVSSHALDQERVRGIAFDVAVFTNLTHDHLDYHPTFSAYFAAKKTLFDRLDPNATALFNADDPAGARMVADTRAARTSYGLDAAADIHAEVVEDTMEGLVLRVDGRARRFRLAGRFNAYNLLAAWGALLALGCDAGEALDALEEARSAPGRFERIRFEDGTHVVIDYAHTPAALQAVLETITAARPPGAHVWCVFGCGGDRDRTKRPMMGAVAERFTDHLIVTSDNPRTEDPARIMQDIRAGLTDPDRALLITDRGQAIAEASRLARPGDIVLVAGKGHETRQIVGTDAKRFDDREAVRAAFARRPPARLPQHPR
- the murG gene encoding undecaprenyldiphospho-muramoylpentapeptide beta-N-acetylglucosaminyltransferase, producing the protein MSAAPNILFAAGGTGGHVYPAIAVADALRRRIPDAHIRFAGTRNRMEWRTVPEAGYEIYPVTAAGLHRAQLYRNLALPFRLARSMAESHALVRKFNPDVAVGTGGYVSGPVLLAASLAGKPIVVQEQNAWPGLTNRLLGKRAAAIHVAFEEARQHFPSDRCLSSGNPVREELVAADREGSRRDYELPAGAFLIAVFGGSLGSRAINEVIAGNLETVLADESVHVIWQSGRRYFDEMRSRVPAHARLRLLEYVDRMDRAYAAADLVVCRSGALTCSELAITGTPAILIPSPNVAEDHQTHNARSMVAAGAAEMISESMIHTLPEAINRLRERPELLRDMSKAALDLARPDAADRIAGDVLRLAGFAEETKEGDNESTRISRQAMHG
- a CDS encoding cell division protein FtsW; the protein is MVSSATVLPGSESRPKRPLDRYIVWVVLLLAVFGVVAVYSAISFLAETKAGGDTERFLVRHLVRVGMALAAMIVCSVIDYRKLARFSRIALLASLGLLVVVQIAGVTSGGATRWLRIGSFGFQPSDLARVALILYTGVLLAKKQAYIKSFSRTFLPVLVWVLAACILIGIEDLSSALMLLATAMLMCFVARVSILHLGGLATLGVALSLLLLLGSPNRAARLESYLGLDLFRHTETEEVSSDQAEGYQAQQARIAFAMGGLTGVGPGKSTQRDFLPAPYNDFIFAIVAEEYGFLGAMALLGAFLTVLFRGFLRIARRAPDPLGLFLGVGLTTSVALYAFVHAAVACGLLPVTGLPLPFVSYGGTSMVATGMMFGILLNISRQCAER